The Scomber scombrus chromosome 22, fScoSco1.1, whole genome shotgun sequence genome has a window encoding:
- the ttll12 gene encoding tubulin--tyrosine ligase-like protein 12 isoform X2 has product MSTNTNTIIMNGDDNEEYRAFLALHAGALQSSGIPETYWRSLHHKITSEIYDAGEVFGIMQIQQDDEAENEDEEEEKKKDNPGAVIGCKVVVTRDSGLQASDPTSVFLVDHAWTYRVDHAREQLEQIPGLLSRMAALMGLDFHGEAPDPDTVEQVMELMWKYNQTYHISQGSAEEKVPVWYVMDEFGSQVQHSDQPSCGMAPFFYVQDQLAYTVLWPLQDLQEGDEVTRDYTYGETNPLVRQCRLLPWKPTDLDGVSSVTAEPRDSYYEAIARENKEQFPAEIQPHTVPQDKILKVYSEMSQVTNNLTHPRFQLTEDEEEADVIWGYNHIKDYRKLSEERPHVMLNQFPCESLVTVKDCLAAISRRVKGGPSPDWLPETFNLQTELPQFVKDYQLRRQRGEDNHWICKPWNLARGLDTHITNNLDYIIRQRESTPKVVCKYLEDPVLFHREEVGDVKMDIRYMLMLRSVQPLRLYAYNVFWLRFANRPFSLDHFDDYQKHFTVMNYAEGVQLKQVHYDEFIPMFEKQYPQHPWKEVEAEVFKAFKELFEAASSRPAPYGVCAYPSSRAIYAVDLMLKWRRGENGERLMQPQILELNFSPDCARACLYHPSFYNDMFQTLFLDQPEQCPVTQIA; this is encoded by the exons atgtcaacaaacacaaacactataATAATGAATGGAGATGATAATGAAGAGTACAGAGCTTTTTTGGCCCTGCacgctggagccctgcagtccTCAGGAATACCAGAAACCTACTGGAGGAGCCTCCATCACAAAATCACCAGCGAG aTTTATGATGCTGGGGAGGTTTTCGGAATCATGCAAATCCAACAAGATGACGAGGCAGagaatgaggatgaggaggaggagaagaagaaagacaatcCTGGAGCAGTGATTGGCTGTAAAGTGGTTGTGACCCGGGACAGTGGACTGCAAGCATCAGACCCGACCAG TGTTTTCCTGGTGGATCACGCCTGGACGTACCGCGTGGATCACGCCCGTGAGCAGCTGGAGCAGATCCCCGGCCTGCTGTCCAGAATGGCCGCCCTCATGGGGCTGGACTTCCACGGTGAGGCGCCCGATCCGGACACGGTCGAGCAGGTGATGGAGCTGATGTGGAAGTACAACCAGACTTATCACATCTCCCAGGGG TCAGCGGAGGAGAAGGTTCCTGTGTGGTACGTCATGGATGAGTTCGGCTCCCAGGTGCAGCACTCCGATCAGCCAAGCTGTGGCATGGCTCCCTTCTTCTATGTACAGGACCAGCTGGCCTACACCGTGCTGTGGCCTCTGCAGGACCTGCAGGAAGGAG ACGAAGTAACTCGTGATTACACATACGGAGAGACGAACCCCCTGGTGAGGCAATGCCGTCTGTTACCGTGGAAACCGACCGATCTAGATGGGGTCAGCAGTGTCACCGCGGAGCCCAGAGACTCGTACTATGAG GCCATCGCACGAGAAAACAAGGAGCAGTTTCCAGCAGAAATCCAACCTCACACTGTGCCCCAAGACAAAATCCTCAA GGTTTACTCTGAAATGTCACAAGTAACCAACAACCTGACACATCCACGCTTCCAGCTCacagaggacgaggaggaggcgGACGTCATCTGGGGCTACAATCACATCAAAGACTACAG GAAGCTGAGCGAGGAGCGACCTCATGTCATGCTGAACCAGTTTCCCTGTGAGAGCCTGGTCACTGTGAAGGACTGCTTGGCTGCCATTTCCCGGAGAGTGAAAGGAGGCCCATCACCTGATTGGCTACCTGAGACCTTCAACCTCCAGACGGAGCTGCCGCAGTTTGTCAAGGATTACCAACTGAGACGACAGAG GGGGGAGGATAACCACTGGATCTGTAAGCCATGGAACTTGGCTCGTGGACTGGACACACACATCACCAACAACCTGGACTACAtaatcagacagagagagagcacacCAAAg GTGGTGTGTAAGTACCTTGAAGATCCAGTGCTGTTCCACAGGGAGGAGGTGGGAGACGTGAAGATGGACATCCGCTACATGCTGATGTTACGCTCTGTGCAGCCTCTACGTCTCTATGCCTACAATGTCTTCTGGTTGCGCTTTGCTAACAG ACCTTTCTCCTTGGACCATTTTGACGATTACCAAAAGCACTTCACTGTCATGAACTATGCAGAAGGTGTGCAGCTCAAGCAG GTGCACTATGATGAGTTCATCCCTATGTTTGAGAAGCAGTACCCCCAGCATCCATGGAAGGAGGTGGAA GCGGAGGTATTTAAAGCGTTCAAGGAGCTCTTCGAGGCAGCCTCATCTCGACCGGCTCCATACGGTGTTTGTGCCTACCCATCATCCCGGGCAATCTATGCCGTAGACCTCATGCTCAAGTGGCGCAGGGGGGAAAATG GTGAGCGGCTCATGCAGCCTCAGATCCTGGAGTTGAACTTCAGCCCGGACTGTGCCCGGGCCTGCCTCTACCACCCCTCCTTCTATAACGACATGTTTCAGACGCTGTTCTTGGACCAGCCCGAGCAGTGCCCCGTCACTCAGATCGCATGA
- the ttll12 gene encoding tubulin--tyrosine ligase-like protein 12 isoform X1 → MSTNTNTIIMNGDDNEEYRAFLALHAGALQSSGIPETYWRSLHHKITSEIYDAGEVFGIMQIQQDDEAENEDEEEEKKKDNPGAVIGCKVVVTRDSGLQASDPTSVFLVDHAWTYRVDHAREQLEQIPGLLSRMAALMGLDFHGEAPDPDTVEQVMELMWKYNQTYHISQGSAEEKVPVWYVMDEFGSQVQHSDQPSCGMAPFFYVQDQLAYTVLWPLQDLQEGDEVTRDYTYGETNPLVRQCRLLPWKPTDLDGVSSVTAEPRDSYYEAIARENKEQFPAEIQPHTVPQDKILKVYSEMSQVTNNLTHPRFQLTEDEEEADVIWGYNHIKDYRLSVPESNKASSSVPSSGKTTKKLSEERPHVMLNQFPCESLVTVKDCLAAISRRVKGGPSPDWLPETFNLQTELPQFVKDYQLRRQRGEDNHWICKPWNLARGLDTHITNNLDYIIRQRESTPKVVCKYLEDPVLFHREEVGDVKMDIRYMLMLRSVQPLRLYAYNVFWLRFANRPFSLDHFDDYQKHFTVMNYAEGVQLKQVHYDEFIPMFEKQYPQHPWKEVEAEVFKAFKELFEAASSRPAPYGVCAYPSSRAIYAVDLMLKWRRGENGERLMQPQILELNFSPDCARACLYHPSFYNDMFQTLFLDQPEQCPVTQIA, encoded by the exons atgtcaacaaacacaaacactataATAATGAATGGAGATGATAATGAAGAGTACAGAGCTTTTTTGGCCCTGCacgctggagccctgcagtccTCAGGAATACCAGAAACCTACTGGAGGAGCCTCCATCACAAAATCACCAGCGAG aTTTATGATGCTGGGGAGGTTTTCGGAATCATGCAAATCCAACAAGATGACGAGGCAGagaatgaggatgaggaggaggagaagaagaaagacaatcCTGGAGCAGTGATTGGCTGTAAAGTGGTTGTGACCCGGGACAGTGGACTGCAAGCATCAGACCCGACCAG TGTTTTCCTGGTGGATCACGCCTGGACGTACCGCGTGGATCACGCCCGTGAGCAGCTGGAGCAGATCCCCGGCCTGCTGTCCAGAATGGCCGCCCTCATGGGGCTGGACTTCCACGGTGAGGCGCCCGATCCGGACACGGTCGAGCAGGTGATGGAGCTGATGTGGAAGTACAACCAGACTTATCACATCTCCCAGGGG TCAGCGGAGGAGAAGGTTCCTGTGTGGTACGTCATGGATGAGTTCGGCTCCCAGGTGCAGCACTCCGATCAGCCAAGCTGTGGCATGGCTCCCTTCTTCTATGTACAGGACCAGCTGGCCTACACCGTGCTGTGGCCTCTGCAGGACCTGCAGGAAGGAG ACGAAGTAACTCGTGATTACACATACGGAGAGACGAACCCCCTGGTGAGGCAATGCCGTCTGTTACCGTGGAAACCGACCGATCTAGATGGGGTCAGCAGTGTCACCGCGGAGCCCAGAGACTCGTACTATGAG GCCATCGCACGAGAAAACAAGGAGCAGTTTCCAGCAGAAATCCAACCTCACACTGTGCCCCAAGACAAAATCCTCAA GGTTTACTCTGAAATGTCACAAGTAACCAACAACCTGACACATCCACGCTTCCAGCTCacagaggacgaggaggaggcgGACGTCATCTGGGGCTACAATCACATCAAAGACTACAG Actgtcagtcccagagtcaaacaaagcatcatcctctgttccatccagtggaaaaacaacaaa GAAGCTGAGCGAGGAGCGACCTCATGTCATGCTGAACCAGTTTCCCTGTGAGAGCCTGGTCACTGTGAAGGACTGCTTGGCTGCCATTTCCCGGAGAGTGAAAGGAGGCCCATCACCTGATTGGCTACCTGAGACCTTCAACCTCCAGACGGAGCTGCCGCAGTTTGTCAAGGATTACCAACTGAGACGACAGAG GGGGGAGGATAACCACTGGATCTGTAAGCCATGGAACTTGGCTCGTGGACTGGACACACACATCACCAACAACCTGGACTACAtaatcagacagagagagagcacacCAAAg GTGGTGTGTAAGTACCTTGAAGATCCAGTGCTGTTCCACAGGGAGGAGGTGGGAGACGTGAAGATGGACATCCGCTACATGCTGATGTTACGCTCTGTGCAGCCTCTACGTCTCTATGCCTACAATGTCTTCTGGTTGCGCTTTGCTAACAG ACCTTTCTCCTTGGACCATTTTGACGATTACCAAAAGCACTTCACTGTCATGAACTATGCAGAAGGTGTGCAGCTCAAGCAG GTGCACTATGATGAGTTCATCCCTATGTTTGAGAAGCAGTACCCCCAGCATCCATGGAAGGAGGTGGAA GCGGAGGTATTTAAAGCGTTCAAGGAGCTCTTCGAGGCAGCCTCATCTCGACCGGCTCCATACGGTGTTTGTGCCTACCCATCATCCCGGGCAATCTATGCCGTAGACCTCATGCTCAAGTGGCGCAGGGGGGAAAATG GTGAGCGGCTCATGCAGCCTCAGATCCTGGAGTTGAACTTCAGCCCGGACTGTGCCCGGGCCTGCCTCTACCACCCCTCCTTCTATAACGACATGTTTCAGACGCTGTTCTTGGACCAGCCCGAGCAGTGCCCCGTCACTCAGATCGCATGA